Proteins encoded in a region of the Alosa sapidissima isolate fAloSap1 chromosome 19, fAloSap1.pri, whole genome shotgun sequence genome:
- the zbtb42 gene encoding zinc finger and BTB domain-containing protein 18.2 isoform X1 codes for MGSAKSSDQLIGLLQHGEEGYEGRMEFPDHSRQLLQCLSQQRHQGFLCDCTVLVGEARFKAHRAVLASCSMYFHLFYRDQLDKRDVVHLNSDIVTAPAFSLLLEFMYEGKLEFSALPVEDVLAAASYLHMYDIVKVCKGKLKDKDLSSLDETLGEGMGIGMAALGCLDSSSDGETQQHSGGSSSKHKQAGTRRRPQSQQPAPRAPPADDCDMDSSEGRPAVTDCDRSAVVVAGRQKANGHPARSPDLVGVNYVSAEAEAGVQTAGKTKADVSGPACAASQRSRASDDMDCALDLSLKPLPACRDAFHPSHVSGQLALDSQQQGSEPLVKDEQDLLSEQGDSEPTSPEGQRFGNSARSAAVTGFAALFPGNNGSNATLLAPEEELMEGEGAEGLLVGAGGGGVGERGQARGREADNEGGGRGVGLSLVVGGGGGGGGRRLLGDSEEEEEDDLASSDISTSSGVLLPPGQQVCVCPLCSKVFPSPHVLQLHLSSHFREKDGAVRSKLSPDGSVPTCSLCGKTFSCMYTLKRHERTHSGEKPYTCGQCGKSFQYSHNLSRHAVVHTREKPHACKWCERRFTQSGDLYRHIRKFHCGLVKTLAIG; via the exons ATGGGAAGCGCAAAAAGTAGCGATCAACTAATCGGACTGTTGCAACACGGAGAGGAAG GTTATGAAGGAAGAATGGAGTTCCCAGACCATAGCCGCCAGTTGCTGCAGTGTCTGAGTCAGCAACGTCACCAAGGTTTCCTCTGTGACTGCACTGTTCTCGTCGGCGAGGCGCGTTTCAAAGCGCACAGAGCCGTGCTGGCCTCGTGCAGCATGTACTTCCACCTCTTCTACAGGGACCAGCTGGACAAAAGGGACGTTGTGCATCTGAACAGTGACATTGTGACGGCCCCGGCTTTCAGCCTGCTCCTTGAATTTATGTATGAGGGGAAGCTTGAGTTCAGCGCCCTGCCAGTGGAGGATGTCCTGGCCGCTGCAAGCTACCTTCACATGTATGACATCGTCAAAGTCTGCAAAGGCAAGCTGAAAGACAAGGATCTGTCGTCGCTGGACGAGACTCTGGGCGAGGGCATGGGCATAGGCATGGCCGCGCTGGGCTGTCTGGACAGCTCCTCTGACGGGGAGACGCAGCAGCAcagtggcggcagcagcagcaaacaCAAACAGGCGGGCACACGACGGCGGCCCCAGTCCCAGCAGCCCGCCCCGAGGGCCCCCCCGGCTGACGACTGTGACATGGACAGCAGCGAGGGCCGGCCGGCTGTCACAGATTGTGATAGGTCTGCTGTGGTGGTGGCGGGCAGGCAGAAGGCGAACGGTCACCCCGCCAGGTCCCCGGACCTTGTAGGTGTCAATTATGTGTCAGCCGAGGCCGAGGCCGGCGTCCAAACAGCTGGAAAAACAAAAGCTGATGTCAGTGGTCCGGCGTGCGCGGCCTCCCAGAGGTCCCGGGCGTCGGATGACATGGACTGCGCTCTGGATTTGTCTCTCAAGCCTCTGCCGGCCTGCCGCGACGCCTTCCACCCCTCCCATGTCTCAGGACAGCTGGCCCTCGACAGCCAGCAGCAGGGCTCTGAGCCACTTGTTAAAGACGAACAAGACTTGCTGTCAGAGCAGGGGGACAGTGAGCCGACGAGCCCGGAGGGCCAGCGCTTTGGGAATAGCGCCAGGAGCGCGGCGGTGACAGGGTTCGCTGCCCTCTTCCCGGGCAACAACGGCTCCAACGCCACCCTGCTAGCCCCAGAGGAGGAACtgatggagggggagggggcagagggGCTGCTGGTGGGGGCTGGAGGAGGGGGAGTGGGGGAGCGGGGCCAGGCGAGAGGCCGAGAGGCAGACAacgagggaggggggagaggagtgggTCTCAGCCTGgtggtaggaggaggaggaggaggagggggaaggaggCTGCTGGGGGAcagcgaggaggaggaagaggacgaccTGGCGTCCTCGGACATCTCCACGTCCAGCGGGGTCCTGCTGCCGCCGGGCCAGCAGGTGTGCGTGTGCCCGCTGTGCAGCAAGGTCTTCCCCAGCCCGCACGTGCTCCAGCTGCACCTGAGCTCGCACTTCCGCGAGAAGGACGGCGCTGTGCGCTCCAAGCTCTCGCCCGACGGCTCCGTGCCCACCTGCTCGCTCTGCGGCAAGACCTTCTCGTGCATGTACACGCTCAAGCGGCACGAGCGCACGCACTCCGGCGAGAAGCCCTACACCTGTGGCCAGTGCGGCAAGAGCTTCCAGTACTCGCACAACCTGAGCCGCCACGCCGTGGTGCACACGCGCGAGAAGCCGCACGCCTGCAAGTGGTGCGAGCGCCGCTTCACGCAGTCCGGGGACCTCTACCGACACATCCGCAAGTTTCACTGTGGCCTCGTCAAGACCCTCGCCATCGGCTAG
- the zbtb42 gene encoding zinc finger and BTB domain-containing protein 18.2 isoform X2 — translation MEFPDHSRQLLQCLSQQRHQGFLCDCTVLVGEARFKAHRAVLASCSMYFHLFYRDQLDKRDVVHLNSDIVTAPAFSLLLEFMYEGKLEFSALPVEDVLAAASYLHMYDIVKVCKGKLKDKDLSSLDETLGEGMGIGMAALGCLDSSSDGETQQHSGGSSSKHKQAGTRRRPQSQQPAPRAPPADDCDMDSSEGRPAVTDCDRSAVVVAGRQKANGHPARSPDLVGVNYVSAEAEAGVQTAGKTKADVSGPACAASQRSRASDDMDCALDLSLKPLPACRDAFHPSHVSGQLALDSQQQGSEPLVKDEQDLLSEQGDSEPTSPEGQRFGNSARSAAVTGFAALFPGNNGSNATLLAPEEELMEGEGAEGLLVGAGGGGVGERGQARGREADNEGGGRGVGLSLVVGGGGGGGGRRLLGDSEEEEEDDLASSDISTSSGVLLPPGQQVCVCPLCSKVFPSPHVLQLHLSSHFREKDGAVRSKLSPDGSVPTCSLCGKTFSCMYTLKRHERTHSGEKPYTCGQCGKSFQYSHNLSRHAVVHTREKPHACKWCERRFTQSGDLYRHIRKFHCGLVKTLAIG, via the coding sequence ATGGAGTTCCCAGACCATAGCCGCCAGTTGCTGCAGTGTCTGAGTCAGCAACGTCACCAAGGTTTCCTCTGTGACTGCACTGTTCTCGTCGGCGAGGCGCGTTTCAAAGCGCACAGAGCCGTGCTGGCCTCGTGCAGCATGTACTTCCACCTCTTCTACAGGGACCAGCTGGACAAAAGGGACGTTGTGCATCTGAACAGTGACATTGTGACGGCCCCGGCTTTCAGCCTGCTCCTTGAATTTATGTATGAGGGGAAGCTTGAGTTCAGCGCCCTGCCAGTGGAGGATGTCCTGGCCGCTGCAAGCTACCTTCACATGTATGACATCGTCAAAGTCTGCAAAGGCAAGCTGAAAGACAAGGATCTGTCGTCGCTGGACGAGACTCTGGGCGAGGGCATGGGCATAGGCATGGCCGCGCTGGGCTGTCTGGACAGCTCCTCTGACGGGGAGACGCAGCAGCAcagtggcggcagcagcagcaaacaCAAACAGGCGGGCACACGACGGCGGCCCCAGTCCCAGCAGCCCGCCCCGAGGGCCCCCCCGGCTGACGACTGTGACATGGACAGCAGCGAGGGCCGGCCGGCTGTCACAGATTGTGATAGGTCTGCTGTGGTGGTGGCGGGCAGGCAGAAGGCGAACGGTCACCCCGCCAGGTCCCCGGACCTTGTAGGTGTCAATTATGTGTCAGCCGAGGCCGAGGCCGGCGTCCAAACAGCTGGAAAAACAAAAGCTGATGTCAGTGGTCCGGCGTGCGCGGCCTCCCAGAGGTCCCGGGCGTCGGATGACATGGACTGCGCTCTGGATTTGTCTCTCAAGCCTCTGCCGGCCTGCCGCGACGCCTTCCACCCCTCCCATGTCTCAGGACAGCTGGCCCTCGACAGCCAGCAGCAGGGCTCTGAGCCACTTGTTAAAGACGAACAAGACTTGCTGTCAGAGCAGGGGGACAGTGAGCCGACGAGCCCGGAGGGCCAGCGCTTTGGGAATAGCGCCAGGAGCGCGGCGGTGACAGGGTTCGCTGCCCTCTTCCCGGGCAACAACGGCTCCAACGCCACCCTGCTAGCCCCAGAGGAGGAACtgatggagggggagggggcagagggGCTGCTGGTGGGGGCTGGAGGAGGGGGAGTGGGGGAGCGGGGCCAGGCGAGAGGCCGAGAGGCAGACAacgagggaggggggagaggagtgggTCTCAGCCTGgtggtaggaggaggaggaggaggagggggaaggaggCTGCTGGGGGAcagcgaggaggaggaagaggacgaccTGGCGTCCTCGGACATCTCCACGTCCAGCGGGGTCCTGCTGCCGCCGGGCCAGCAGGTGTGCGTGTGCCCGCTGTGCAGCAAGGTCTTCCCCAGCCCGCACGTGCTCCAGCTGCACCTGAGCTCGCACTTCCGCGAGAAGGACGGCGCTGTGCGCTCCAAGCTCTCGCCCGACGGCTCCGTGCCCACCTGCTCGCTCTGCGGCAAGACCTTCTCGTGCATGTACACGCTCAAGCGGCACGAGCGCACGCACTCCGGCGAGAAGCCCTACACCTGTGGCCAGTGCGGCAAGAGCTTCCAGTACTCGCACAACCTGAGCCGCCACGCCGTGGTGCACACGCGCGAGAAGCCGCACGCCTGCAAGTGGTGCGAGCGCCGCTTCACGCAGTCCGGGGACCTCTACCGACACATCCGCAAGTTTCACTGTGGCCTCGTCAAGACCCTCGCCATCGGCTAG